ATGGGACTGACATCGGTGGTGTCCAATCGGCCTAGCTGTTCGACATAATCCAGGATCGCACCGAGTTGCGGCGTGAACAGATCAATTTCGGCGGGAGTCAGCCGCAACCGAGCCAGCAGCGAGACTTTTTCGACATCGGCCCGGGTCAGGGACATGGGAATTGGCCTGGGTGCGCAAGAATATCCAGCGGCAAAAACAACGGCAAAGATTACTAAACTTTGGCGGCTTTGGGGTCCAGGCGAAACGGCTTACGCTTCACTGTTTTCACAATGCGGCCGCTTTTGATGCACTGGGTGCAGACCAACTTGGTGGAGTTGGTGCCATTGACCGTTACCCGCACGCGCTGCAAATTAGGCAAAAACTGCCGCCGCGTGATGCCGGTAATTTTGGTACCGACCCCGCCCAGGTACTTGGCCTTGCCACGGATGGTCACTTGATTGCCAACCTGGGGGCCTTTGCTGCAAATTTCACAAATGCGTGCCATGGAACTGCCTAATGTGCTTAAATGTCTATTTGTCACCCGCTACCCAGAGCGGATTTAACAGAATCTTAGATTGTAGCGGAAACGAATTGTACCGCAAGTGGGCGTTTTACCGCGTTGTGCCAAAAATAACCCGCGAAATGCGGTGGCGCGGGGCCTCCCGGGGAACGTAGTCATGCAAGGTGCCCCTGGGTTACCGCGCGGCGGTAAGCCAGGGGTTATGACGGCGACGGATACTACCGCCACCGTGGAAGTTCACATCGTGGAAGCTAACACCGTGGAAGTTCACACCGTGGAAGTTCACACCGTGGAAGCTAAACCTCATCGGTATGATAACTGGCGGGGTGGGCGGCGGAGATGTGCTCGTATTCGCGCAGGACGGTCGAAAACCCCTCGGGATAATCGGGGTTGCCGGGAATTTGTCGCAAAAACGGCGATAACAGCGCCCGCAACTCTGAATCTGTCACCGGCAGACCGCCATTGATTGCGTCATCCACGGCGTGCGCGATCGCCTGCCATTGGTCCCGCTTTTGGTCCTCGCCCAGGGTTGCCAGATCGCGCACCAGGGGGCGGACCTTGCTCAGGTGTTTGGCCCGGTCCCTATCTTTTTTACGGGTGATGCCAAGTTCTTTGTCCAGTTGGACAATCCGGTCGCGCAGTTCGTTGTATTTGGTGGGGTTGGCCGTGTCATCGGCGCGCATGTAACGTTGGATAAAAATTTGCAAGGCCGAGGCGGTCCGTTTTAGCCAATGAAAAACCGCGTTTTGGTCGTTGTCATTGGGACCGTCGATCCGGTACACCGCGGAGCGCAGGGCGGATTGGGCCTCGGCGGCTAGCTCCATCGCGCGGTTGAAGAGATCGGGAAAGACTTCGGCATCGGGAAGCATTTCGCGCAGCAGGGCCGCGGTCTCGCCCAAGACCTCAAAGCAGCCAGCCAGATCATCAAACATGTTCAAATTCGCCGGCGAGGGCCCGCTGGGATGATTCATCCACAAGAAGCATTCGGGAATTTGCTTGGCCAGGGCGATGATTTCGCGGTCCTTGGGATCGATTTCCAGGCGGAAATCCGCGCCCGAGTTGATCATGCGCCGCCGCTCCGCCGCCCAGCGGGCTCCTTTGGCCTTGAGTTTGCAGCGGTCCTCAATGAGGGTGAGTTCCATTTTATCGCTGGTGATATTGCGGGGGTCCCAGCCTCCACCATTACTGCGGCCGGGGTCATCATACCCGCGGGGCGTCTCGTAGGATCCGCGCGGCGCGGGTCCCCGTTCAAAATTTCCCCCTCGTTCGTAACTTGGCCCGCGATCGTAGTTCGCGCCCCTTTCGTAGTTTCCCCCCCGGTCAAACGAGGGACGCTCATAAGTATTGCCGCGGGATTCGTAAGGGGGACGTTCGTAGCCGGTCGAGCGGTTAGAGTCGTATCCCCGCGGCGAAGGGGCGTCAAATTTGCGGGACGGGGGTTCATAGGATCCCGGACGGCCATACTCCGACCGATTAGCCGGATAATAGCGATTGCTATCATTATAGTTGGATTGTTCGTAGCGCGATCGGCGGTAATCTCCCTCGTAGCCCCCTTCCCGCTCGCCCGCCTGCTGTTGGTCTTGTCCCCCCAGGTTTTCCTCTGCCTCGCGATCTTCTTCGTGATTGTTTTTGTCGTCGGACATTTCCTCCAACTCGTCCAAAAAGTCATTGGCAAAGTTGACCAGATCTTCGCGTAATTTGACATCTTGACGGGCAAGCTGGATCAGACGCTCGGCAACGGAAAGGAGGTTTTCGCTCAATTGACGATTCAACATTTTTTTGCACACACCAGAAAAAGTTTGTTAATAATACGGACACTAAAAGCGTTAAACAAAAACAAAAAACTACTATGTTTGCCCCCGCCGCGCATGCCTTTTGGTTAATTCAATTACGTTTAAGGATGAATCACCGTTTGCTAAAAAAAATTGTTCAGGTAACAAAGATTCTAGTTTCGGCTTTTTTCCATATGATGGTTTTTCCCATCCCAGAGGGGGAAATGCCGCACTTAAATCGTTAAATTTTTTCCTTATTCGGTAGCCGACAATATCATGCGGTTACCGACTTTTTAGGAGTGCCCTAGCTTAACGATGTTGTGTTTGTGTAAATCATATCCAGGAATTTTGTTACCTGAAACTTGTTTGTGACCCGAAACATGTCGGAACAACAATAAATCGCGGTTATGCACCTTAAATCGCTAGGATCATACGATTTTTATAGCACTTTGACAACGTCAAGGGAGGCTTTTTTCATTCTAGCAATAATTTTTATGGATGTAAATTTTGATTAGCCAAAACTATTAGTATTTTCACGACAAAGATCACCAAATATCAACAGTCGAACGAATAACCGGCGTGGCAACTCTTTTGACCGAACGGATTAACGTCCTTCGGGAGGCAATCCAATATGCGCTCCGTCCGGGGGAAGGCCTGACGCGCTGGTGGGGCCATTGGGTCCAATGAGGCCTGGTGTCGTATCAACCGCCGGTGCCGCAAACACCGGCCCAGCGGTATGGGGGGTTAAACGGCCCGCCCGAATGGCGTCGGTAGTGACGTTAAGTCGTTCGGCGATCCGTAATAACATTTCCTGTTCCAGCGGCTCATCCCGACCCGCGGGGATCCAACCCAATGTGGGGGGGGGATTCGCCACGGGCCGGGCGTCATCCCCCACCGCGCGGCCCAACACTGGCTCGGCCTCGGTCCGGCGATCGGGAGATGTGTCATGCCGCAGGGTCGCCGCGCCGGCGGTGGCATGCGCGGGACGGGGGAGGTCTTCGAGTTCGCGCTGGACGACGACTTCAATTTGAAAACCCTGAATGTCGGGAATGACGCGCACGCTGGCACGACGGCGATATGACTGCAACGTGCTTAGCCAGCGGTCACTAAGGGTCACACCATCGCTGCGCCACGGTTCAAAGATGGTGGCCGCCGTTTGGGGATATGTGTCGATGCGTCCCTCGGTGAGAATCTCGCCCGTTTGGCGCACTCGTTCCTCGCGTTCGATTTTAAAATAATCGTCCACCACATCGACAATCTGATCCCAGGCAAAGTCCCGATCCGCCACCGGAGCCTGAATGGGATTCGTCACCACGGGCAGGCTTTGCCAGCCAGTCGCGGTAAAAGGCTTTGGCGGCGAGTAATAAGGGACGGCGGGTCCGATCCCTACTTGGGGGGGATTGAGCGGCGGCATGGGCGTGCGGGGGCCCCCTTGGCAGCCCGCCAGGAGCGCCAGGGTCATCCAACCCAGGTGAGGACCAAGCTTTGCCATGCGTGGCATGAACCAGCGATTCTGTTAATCGGCCATTGGAAAAAACTCGGCCAATAGTGCCAAAGCGGACCATTCGACGCAAGGGAATTTTTCAGGAAGGGCACTTTGTAGCCCCCCTAGCACCCCCAATTTTCCCACATTCGCATATTTTCAGGGCGGATTTTATGTGTTGCTGGTCGCTTGATAAGGGGGCATTTGGGGCTTGTGACAATCGCGTGACGCAATTTTCCCCTGGATATGGGAAACTATTGGACTGTCTCATGCGTCTCAGTTGTACCTTGGAAACCGTGGCGGCATTTTTTTACCCCCCTGGTGTGTCATGAAACTCGGGCGCGGCATTGCGATCATGTTATTGGCGTGGGTGGGGCTATTTCCTGTGGCGTCCTTTGCCGTGCCGGTGTTTCCCCCATCCCCTACGGCGGAATTTGTGGAAAAGGCTTCGGAAATTTTAGTGGTGGAATGCTTGAATCCTGGTTTCGAGCTTGGCCCAAAAGAAGACGGTATGACCCTGATTGAGGTCAAGATTGTGCATGTTATCAAAGGGGACCGCGTCAACGGAAATCGTCCCCTGGGAAAAACGCGGTTGGCCACGATTGGCCAGCCGATGCAGTCCGGGAAGCGGTATATGTTGGCCAGTTTTGGCGGGGATGCCTTTGGGACGGGATTTGTCGCGCAAAGCGAGCAGGCGGTGGTGGAGCTACCGGCGGATTTTGACCTGGCCACAGTAACCAAAACAGACAACCAGACAGAACAAGCCACCCCGAGCCATCAGGCGGCATCGCCGGACAAATCTCCCCGGCCTATGACCGCGGTGGAGCAAGTCAATTCCATTGTGACAGCGCGGCGGACAGAAGTGGAACGACAACTGCGTCTCCTGGAGCGCGAGCAGCAAACGCTGGGTGGCTTTCAACCTAGGAAATAGCGACAGGCGATAAGCGTGAGTTAGCAGGCAAGTTCGAACGAATACAGACATGGCGGTAACATCACACACCACTTTTTACAGGTGCCTTATGAATCGGTTGACGCGGGGATGGAAATTTTTGTTAGTTCTTTGTGGATTATTGGCCTGGGGAGGGAGCCTTTTTCCCGCGGCACTGCTGGCGCAAGGACTCTTGATTCATATTCAGCCAGCGGATCATGTGCCGC
The Pirellulales bacterium DNA segment above includes these coding regions:
- the gatC gene encoding Asp-tRNA(Asn)/Glu-tRNA(Gln) amidotransferase subunit GatC yields the protein MSLTRADVEKVSLLARLRLTPAEIDLFTPQLGAILDYVEQLGRLDTTDVSPMAHAVELTNVFRADELIPSLPREAALVNAPRADGECYLVPAVLGE
- the rpmB gene encoding 50S ribosomal protein L28, giving the protein MARICEICSKGPQVGNQVTIRGKAKYLGGVGTKITGITRRQFLPNLQRVRVTVNGTNSTKLVCTQCIKSGRIVKTVKRKPFRLDPKAAKV